A genomic window from Rhizobium sp. EC-SD404 includes:
- a CDS encoding DUF2309 domain-containing protein, with product MTAPKTHCPGPETIMAAARRAARSIPPLWPLAASVAVNPFLGQTDESLAQAAARLRRAAGIRLTMPRRWYQERFQRGELTECDLADALSAAPVSHRSKSIAALKQAMHGETPAARALPSVAELASNVSGIDWQAVVDERLSHWAAGYFDQGQALWALPEGRSAYASWRTAAMHDLTPEIVGLAGFAGILADTSESADDALVDAVKTLSLSEAALDSCFHRLLIGLGGWSQLARHRLWQAELAGKTDSTVTDLLTISLVWEAALLSQYEQEIGPQWRDTAIAHGEPIVADEEDHVDAILQEASEYAAQRTLKTLFNQARPAVMASSRPVMQMAFCIDVRSEVFRRALETLDSSISTLGFAGFFGMGIAHRRFGSDVVEARLPVLLQPSRLSCSGEPTLQTQSADRAARVAARAKRAWGRFKLAAISSFAFVEAAGPVYIGKLLRDGLGLAKNCVPSDLAPRFAGTIGLEQRIAMAEGVLRAMSLTDGFARLILLAGHGANVINNPHASALHCGACGGYSGEVNARLLASLLNEPAVRAGLVARGISVPQDTLFLAALHDTTTDDVHIYDADHPSVGHAADLATAQSWLHAAGKLARAERALRLPRAASEADVLRRARDWSELRPEWALAGCQAFVAAPRERTAGSDLAGRAFLHDYDWRLDQGFGVLELILTAPVVVASWISLQYYGSTVAPGLFGAGNKLLHNVIGGIGVVEGNGGLLRAGLPWQSVHDGERLVHEPLRLSVVIEAPREAIADILNRHPQVRGLFDHRWLHLFVLDDDGRMAWRYVGDLAWDEVEMETTRLQAQA from the coding sequence ATGACTGCACCCAAGACCCACTGTCCGGGCCCCGAAACGATCATGGCTGCGGCCCGACGCGCGGCACGCTCCATCCCGCCGCTCTGGCCGCTGGCCGCGAGCGTCGCTGTCAATCCGTTTCTCGGCCAGACAGACGAATCTCTGGCTCAAGCCGCAGCGCGCCTGCGGCGGGCGGCCGGTATCCGGCTGACCATGCCGCGCCGCTGGTATCAGGAACGCTTCCAAAGAGGTGAACTCACCGAGTGTGACTTGGCCGATGCGCTCAGCGCAGCCCCTGTCTCGCACCGTTCGAAGTCGATTGCCGCACTGAAGCAGGCCATGCATGGCGAGACGCCGGCAGCACGGGCGCTGCCTTCGGTCGCAGAGTTGGCAAGCAACGTCAGCGGCATCGACTGGCAGGCCGTTGTCGATGAGCGCCTGAGCCATTGGGCAGCGGGCTATTTCGATCAGGGTCAGGCGCTCTGGGCCCTTCCCGAGGGACGCAGCGCCTATGCTTCCTGGCGCACCGCCGCCATGCACGATCTGACCCCGGAAATCGTCGGCCTTGCCGGCTTCGCTGGCATTTTGGCGGACACATCCGAAAGCGCCGATGACGCCCTCGTCGACGCTGTCAAAACGCTCAGCCTGTCTGAGGCAGCACTGGACAGCTGCTTCCACCGATTGCTGATCGGTCTTGGCGGCTGGTCGCAGCTTGCGCGCCACCGCCTCTGGCAGGCGGAACTGGCAGGTAAGACAGACAGTACGGTGACCGATCTGCTCACCATTTCTCTCGTCTGGGAAGCAGCGCTTCTGAGTCAGTACGAACAGGAAATCGGACCGCAGTGGCGTGACACCGCGATCGCCCACGGTGAACCGATCGTTGCAGACGAGGAGGATCATGTAGATGCCATCCTCCAGGAGGCCAGTGAGTATGCAGCCCAGCGGACGCTGAAGACCCTATTCAACCAGGCGCGGCCCGCCGTGATGGCCTCCTCGCGTCCCGTGATGCAGATGGCCTTCTGTATCGACGTGCGATCGGAGGTTTTTCGCCGCGCATTGGAAACGCTCGATTCCAGCATCAGCACGCTCGGCTTCGCCGGTTTCTTCGGCATGGGGATCGCGCATCGCCGCTTTGGCTCGGACGTGGTGGAAGCGCGTCTGCCGGTGCTACTCCAGCCCAGTCGCCTCTCCTGCTCCGGAGAGCCGACGCTGCAGACGCAGAGCGCGGATCGAGCGGCAAGGGTCGCGGCACGTGCCAAGCGTGCTTGGGGCCGGTTCAAGCTTGCCGCCATCTCCTCCTTCGCCTTCGTCGAGGCAGCGGGACCTGTTTATATAGGCAAGCTTTTGCGCGACGGTCTGGGACTGGCCAAAAATTGCGTGCCAAGCGACCTGGCGCCCCGTTTCGCTGGCACGATCGGCCTCGAACAGAGGATTGCGATGGCCGAAGGTGTCCTTAGAGCGATGTCGCTCACAGATGGCTTCGCGCGATTGATACTGCTTGCCGGTCACGGCGCCAATGTCATCAACAATCCGCATGCCAGCGCGCTGCATTGCGGCGCCTGCGGCGGCTATTCGGGCGAAGTCAATGCCCGGCTGCTCGCATCGCTGCTCAACGAACCCGCCGTTCGCGCCGGCCTTGTCGCGCGCGGCATTTCGGTTCCTCAAGACACACTGTTCCTAGCGGCCCTCCACGACACGACGACCGACGACGTCCATATCTATGATGCCGATCATCCATCGGTGGGCCATGCCGCTGACCTGGCAACAGCCCAAAGCTGGCTCCACGCCGCAGGCAAGCTCGCCCGCGCCGAGCGGGCGCTCCGGCTGCCCCGCGCCGCATCTGAAGCGGATGTCCTTCGCCGCGCTCGCGATTGGTCCGAGCTGCGGCCCGAATGGGCGCTCGCGGGCTGCCAGGCATTCGTCGCAGCACCGAGGGAACGCACCGCCGGCAGCGATCTCGCCGGCCGCGCCTTCCTGCACGATTATGACTGGCGCCTGGATCAGGGCTTCGGCGTGCTCGAACTGATCCTGACCGCGCCGGTCGTCGTGGCAAGCTGGATCAGCCTCCAATACTATGGCTCTACTGTTGCGCCTGGACTCTTTGGCGCTGGTAACAAGCTTCTGCACAATGTCATCGGCGGGATCGGCGTTGTCGAAGGCAATGGCGGACTCCTGCGTGCCGGGCTGCCGTGGCAATCCGTCCATGACGGTGAGCGGCTCGTCCATGAGCCGCTGCGGCTCTCCGTGGTCATCGAGGCCCCGCGCGAGGCAATCGCCGATATTCTCAATCGCCACCCGCAGGTCCGGGGACTGTTCGACCATCGCTGGCTGCATCTCTTCGTGCTAGATGATGATGGCCGCATGGCCTGGCGCTACGTCGGTGATCTTGCATGGGACGAAGTGGAGATGGAGACCACGCGGCTTCAGGCGCAAGCATGA
- a CDS encoding proton-conducting transporter membrane subunit: MLLAALFASSRQGLRPSLVAAVAEAAALAAFAVATGSLFLLLLVGPGDSALLGLSMIGFSVRIDAVSVTMLLLVSFIGWIVLRYSRTYLDGEARQGAFTGWLCAALAAVLLLVQAGNLVQFLGAWIATSYALHRLLLFYPDRIGAQRAARKKRLFAGLGALSLAGSVLLMSMAFGTTDIAAINAMARAGDVSWHAPAAAGLLALAALLKSAQFPTHGWLTEVMEAPTPVSALLHAGVINAGGFLLIRFADVMLLAPGVLAVLAMIGGFTALFGALVMLTQPAVKTSLAWSTVAQMGFMILQCGLALFPLALLHIVAHSLYKAHAFLASGGAVEQVASMRRPGPVAIPHGGAVARAFLIALAIYFAIGVAFGIGFGFEHKSPQALALGAILIFGVAYLLAQGLADAAPRALTARTALYATAAALGYFTLQTAAEWLTAGVLPATPAPGRLEWTLMALAVLTFGLVAVAQALFPLWVAHPAAAGLRVHLSNGLYVNAMLDRMLAGWAVRKPS; this comes from the coding sequence CTGTTGCTCGCCGCACTGTTTGCGTCTTCCCGACAGGGTCTAAGGCCCTCGCTTGTCGCGGCCGTTGCCGAGGCGGCCGCCTTGGCGGCTTTCGCCGTTGCGACCGGATCGCTGTTTCTCCTGCTTCTCGTCGGGCCGGGTGATAGCGCACTGCTCGGCTTATCCATGATCGGCTTTTCCGTGCGGATCGACGCCGTCAGCGTCACGATGCTTCTGCTCGTCTCCTTCATCGGCTGGATCGTGCTGCGCTACTCGCGCACCTATCTCGACGGCGAGGCCCGGCAGGGCGCATTCACGGGTTGGCTGTGCGCGGCACTGGCGGCAGTCCTTCTCCTTGTGCAGGCCGGCAATCTGGTCCAGTTTCTCGGCGCCTGGATTGCGACGAGTTATGCGCTCCATCGCCTGCTGCTCTTCTATCCCGACCGCATTGGGGCGCAACGCGCGGCCCGCAAGAAGCGGCTATTTGCGGGCTTGGGTGCCCTGTCGCTGGCCGGGTCGGTGCTGCTGATGAGCATGGCCTTCGGCACGACCGACATTGCGGCGATCAACGCCATGGCGCGGGCCGGCGACGTTTCATGGCACGCGCCGGCCGCAGCGGGCTTGTTGGCACTTGCAGCGCTGTTGAAGTCGGCGCAATTCCCGACCCATGGTTGGCTGACGGAAGTCATGGAGGCGCCGACGCCGGTCTCGGCGCTCCTCCATGCCGGGGTCATCAATGCGGGCGGCTTCCTGCTGATCCGCTTCGCCGACGTCATGCTTCTCGCGCCCGGCGTGCTGGCCGTGCTGGCGATGATCGGCGGCTTTACTGCCCTCTTCGGCGCGCTCGTCATGCTGACGCAGCCTGCAGTCAAAACCTCTCTCGCTTGGTCAACCGTGGCGCAGATGGGCTTCATGATCCTGCAATGCGGGCTGGCGCTGTTCCCGCTGGCGCTGCTCCACATCGTGGCCCATTCCCTCTACAAGGCGCATGCCTTCCTGGCCTCGGGCGGTGCCGTGGAGCAGGTCGCCTCCATGCGTCGCCCGGGTCCGGTCGCCATACCCCATGGCGGTGCTGTCGCACGCGCGTTCCTCATCGCGCTCGCGATCTATTTTGCGATCGGTGTAGCCTTCGGCATCGGCTTCGGGTTCGAGCACAAGTCGCCACAGGCGCTCGCGCTTGGCGCCATCCTCATCTTCGGCGTCGCATATCTGCTTGCCCAAGGGCTGGCAGATGCTGCGCCGAGAGCTCTGACGGCGAGGACGGCGCTTTATGCAACCGCAGCCGCGCTCGGCTACTTCACGCTCCAGACGGCGGCCGAATGGCTGACGGCTGGCGTGCTGCCTGCGACGCCCGCGCCTGGTCGGCTCGAATGGACCTTGATGGCGCTCGCCGTCTTGACCTTCGGCCTGGTGGCGGTCGCGCAGGCCCTGTTCCCGCTTTGGGTAGCCCATCCGGCGGCCGCGGGCCTGCGGGTGCATCTCTCCAACGGGCTTTACGTCAACGCCATGCTCGATCGCATGCTGGCCGGTTGGGCCGTCCGCAAGCCTTCGTGA
- a CDS encoding TerC family protein, with translation MEFAFLFTDWLGKPVWMWLGFISIVIALLVFDLGVLHRDNHEIEVRESLILSSMYITLGLAFGGWVWWQLGAESGLNYLTGFVVEKTLALDNVFVIALIFSFFAVPRKYQHRVLFWGILGVIILRAIMIGLGATLVSQFSWVLYIFAAFLVITGIKMLWIGDKEPEIGNNPIVGFLRRRFNVTDEHHGQDFFVKKPDPKTGKLVWFMTPLFMALVMVEIADVIFAVDSVPAIFAITTDPFIVYTSNIFAILGLRALYFALAAMIHRFQYLKPALAIVLIFIGSKIFVADLLGLEKFPAALSLGITFSIIASGVIWSLIKTRSQPPHDGPPKLLRP, from the coding sequence GTGGAATTTGCATTTCTATTCACCGATTGGCTCGGCAAGCCGGTCTGGATGTGGCTCGGCTTCATCTCGATCGTCATCGCGCTTCTGGTGTTTGACCTTGGTGTGCTTCACCGCGACAATCACGAGATCGAGGTCCGGGAAAGCTTGATCCTGTCCTCGATGTACATCACCCTCGGCCTCGCCTTCGGTGGCTGGGTCTGGTGGCAACTCGGCGCGGAATCAGGGCTGAACTACCTCACCGGCTTTGTTGTGGAGAAGACGTTAGCGCTCGACAACGTCTTCGTCATCGCGCTCATCTTCTCCTTCTTCGCCGTTCCCCGCAAATACCAGCATCGCGTGCTCTTTTGGGGCATCTTGGGCGTCATCATCCTGCGCGCCATCATGATAGGTCTGGGGGCTACGCTCGTCTCGCAGTTCTCTTGGGTGCTCTACATCTTCGCGGCATTCCTGGTAATCACGGGTATCAAGATGCTGTGGATCGGCGACAAAGAGCCCGAGATTGGCAACAATCCCATCGTCGGCTTTCTGCGGCGGCGCTTCAACGTGACCGACGAACATCACGGTCAGGATTTCTTCGTCAAGAAACCCGATCCAAAGACCGGCAAACTCGTTTGGTTTATGACGCCGCTCTTCATGGCGCTCGTCATGGTGGAGATCGCCGACGTCATCTTCGCGGTGGATTCGGTCCCGGCGATTTTCGCCATCACGACCGACCCATTCATTGTATATACGTCCAATATCTTCGCCATCCTTGGACTGCGAGCGCTCTATTTCGCTCTTGCCGCGATGATCCACCGTTTCCAGTACCTGAAGCCGGCGCTTGCAATAGTCTTGATCTTTATCGGATCGAAGATTTTTGTTGCAGACCTTCTGGGGCTCGAAAAGTTCCCCGCTGCGCTCTCGCTAGGCATCACCTTTAGCATCATCGCATCGGGCGTCATCTGGAGCCTGATCAAGACACGGTCGCAGCCGCCGCATGACGGGCCGCCTAAACTGCTGCGTCCCTGA
- a CDS encoding DUF465 domain-containing protein, with protein MDPFLNSLRNRRAAIQALINREQARPAPDGLKLFELKKLRLRFREQIEYLERLNREGQSKVIPVIRRKSSTLATVRSRT; from the coding sequence ATGGACCCATTCTTGAATTCGCTGCGCAATCGCCGTGCGGCAATCCAGGCTCTCATCAACCGCGAGCAGGCACGGCCTGCACCGGACGGCCTGAAGCTGTTTGAACTGAAAAAGCTCAGGCTCCGATTCAGGGAACAAATCGAATATCTCGAGCGACTCAACCGTGAAGGGCAGTCCAAAGTCATTCCGGTAATTCGTCGCAAGTCATCAACGCTGGCAACGGTGCGATCGCGAACTTGA
- a CDS encoding class I SAM-dependent methyltransferase has protein sequence MGEPETFELGGQRFRIDTRAGKDRSLSNGDSFTLVKTKAMIDFYQDLAKSIEAKHIFEVGVFQGGSYVLLDQIFSPTKMTAVDLSDVPVDPLMDYISSNSSRSVHWGKSQSDEAALQKIVDQDLGGRLDLVVDDASHLYSQTRRTFEILFPRLQPGGTYIIEDWAWSHRPAHQKETSPWAGQPALTNLVFEIIVLLASGPLIDAVSVRDHAVIITKSKTQRAVRHFKSRELWEDLKLRGREMPRI, from the coding sequence ATGGGCGAACCAGAGACTTTCGAGCTAGGTGGTCAACGGTTCCGTATCGATACTCGAGCCGGGAAAGATCGATCCCTATCAAATGGCGACTCATTTACCCTCGTGAAGACTAAGGCCATGATCGATTTTTATCAGGATTTGGCGAAATCGATTGAAGCAAAGCACATTTTCGAAGTCGGCGTCTTTCAGGGGGGGAGTTACGTGCTTCTTGATCAAATATTCTCGCCGACCAAGATGACGGCCGTAGATTTGTCAGATGTGCCTGTTGATCCGCTAATGGATTACATATCCAGTAATTCGAGCCGTTCAGTCCATTGGGGTAAATCACAATCGGATGAAGCCGCCCTGCAAAAGATCGTTGATCAGGATCTGGGAGGCAGGCTTGATCTGGTCGTCGACGATGCGTCTCATCTATACAGCCAGACTCGACGGACATTTGAGATATTATTCCCGCGCCTTCAGCCGGGAGGCACTTACATCATCGAGGACTGGGCTTGGTCACATCGCCCAGCACATCAAAAAGAAACGTCGCCATGGGCCGGGCAGCCGGCCCTCACCAATCTTGTGTTTGAGATTATCGTTCTTCTTGCCTCCGGGCCCCTTATCGATGCAGTCAGTGTGAGAGATCATGCCGTCATTATCACCAAGAGCAAAACACAACGCGCGGTTCGACACTTCAAATCCCGTGAGTTATGGGAAGATCTGAAATTGCGCGGCAGAGAAATGCCACGCATCTGA
- a CDS encoding DUF6671 family protein codes for MKTVVPEPVPLAAAAGHQSASYAGQNAVLTTMHGKEEAIAPVLRARLGLIVSAASDIDTDALGTFTGEIPRTGTIRDVAIAKARLGMEAVGLPIGLGSEGSYGPHPEIPLVPGGVELMVLVDDTRGIVVSEHLIDDTPAFGHAYAEAGDDLTPVLDRLGFPKHALIVKPAESDNGAGHIFKGLRERATLKRAVMSAQALSKDGRALIQTDMRAHMNPTRMAQLGRLASALAERLSQLCPACGMPGYGQIDVETGLPCDWCGSPSQMVRQYIFSCVSCLHRENRPRDDGLTHADPKHCPSCNP; via the coding sequence ATGAAGACTGTCGTTCCGGAACCTGTCCCCCTTGCAGCCGCTGCCGGTCACCAGTCTGCATCCTATGCCGGCCAGAACGCTGTGCTGACCACGATGCACGGAAAGGAAGAAGCGATCGCGCCCGTCCTGCGCGCCCGGCTCGGACTGATCGTCTCCGCCGCGTCGGATATCGACACCGACGCGCTCGGTACTTTCACCGGCGAGATCCCGCGCACAGGCACCATTCGCGACGTGGCGATCGCCAAGGCGCGACTGGGCATGGAGGCGGTGGGGCTGCCGATCGGCCTTGGGAGCGAAGGCAGCTACGGCCCGCACCCCGAGATTCCCCTCGTTCCCGGGGGCGTCGAATTGATGGTGCTCGTCGACGACACGCGCGGCATCGTCGTTAGCGAGCATTTGATCGACGATACACCAGCCTTCGGGCACGCTTATGCGGAGGCGGGCGACGATCTGACACCCGTCCTCGATCGTCTCGGCTTTCCCAAGCACGCTCTGATCGTGAAGCCGGCCGAGAGCGACAATGGAGCTGGCCACATCTTCAAGGGCCTGCGCGAACGAGCCACCCTTAAGAGAGCTGTCATGTCGGCCCAGGCGCTATCGAAGGACGGCCGAGCGCTGATCCAAACCGATATGCGCGCCCATATGAACCCGACGCGGATGGCGCAGCTTGGCCGGCTTGCATCTGCGCTCGCCGAGCGGCTGTCCCAGCTTTGCCCTGCCTGCGGCATGCCCGGCTACGGACAAATCGATGTCGAGACCGGCCTGCCTTGCGACTGGTGCGGCTCCCCGAGCCAGATGGTCCGCCAATATATCTTTAGCTGCGTCTCATGCCTGCATCGCGAAAATCGACCGCGTGACGACGGGCTGACACACGCTGACCCGAAACACTGTCCCTCGTGCAATCCATGA
- a CDS encoding exopolysaccharide biosynthesis protein — protein sequence MPRIAITQKREPDSCFLAAAEAAPARTASDAIDDLLATCIDRDRIAIGDVVNQLGADGFPMLVLVLVLPALIPIPGPYGMVFGTAVAVLSIQMIAGRSRPWLPTVITRRSVSTGMLVNASKRARSWLVAIENLHEPGRFKWLAGTMAGRVAALIILPLSIMIGLPIPFGNVPPVAAIVMIAFALILRDGLALVVAFVAAILAAAWVAFVFWFGGELLARIWPVSG from the coding sequence ATGCCCCGAATTGCGATCACCCAGAAACGAGAACCGGATAGTTGCTTCCTGGCTGCTGCGGAGGCCGCACCAGCGCGCACCGCGTCGGATGCGATTGACGATCTGCTGGCGACCTGCATCGATCGGGATCGCATCGCTATTGGCGACGTGGTCAACCAGCTCGGCGCAGACGGTTTCCCAATGCTGGTTCTCGTTCTCGTGCTGCCCGCGCTCATCCCTATCCCGGGGCCATATGGCATGGTGTTCGGCACGGCGGTTGCAGTCCTGTCCATCCAGATGATCGCTGGTCGCTCTAGGCCATGGCTGCCCACTGTGATCACCCGACGGTCTGTCTCAACGGGAATGCTCGTAAACGCCAGCAAACGAGCACGAAGCTGGCTGGTTGCGATCGAAAATCTTCACGAGCCGGGCCGCTTCAAGTGGCTTGCCGGAACTATGGCCGGCCGCGTCGCGGCTTTGATAATCCTACCTCTGTCCATCATGATCGGATTGCCGATACCATTCGGCAACGTCCCGCCTGTCGCAGCGATCGTCATGATCGCGTTTGCCTTGATCTTGCGCGACGGGCTTGCACTTGTTGTCGCGTTTGTCGCAGCCATCCTGGCAGCGGCATGGGTTGCGTTCGTTTTCTGGTTCGGGGGTGAACTTCTAGCCCGGATCTGGCCGGTTTCCGGATAA
- a CDS encoding LysR family transcriptional regulator translates to MAALNYHHLRYFRAVAHDGNLTRTAERLNLTQSALSVQIRKLEEQLGHALFDRRGRQLHLTEAGRIALDHADAIFTTGDELLGTLRETGTARQALRVGALATLSRNFQMEFLRPVLGRTDIELVLRSGGAAELLRALEALNLDVVLINHAPARDVLTPFVAHRIAEQPVGLIGTPSRFSGKAGLVDLLRDHPVIVPTLESSVRAGFDALADRLGVRPQIVAEVEDMAMMRLLAREDVGLAVLPPIVVKDELAAGLLVEGDEPLGITETFFAVTMERRFPNPTLRILLQQGST, encoded by the coding sequence ATGGCAGCGCTCAATTATCACCACCTGCGGTACTTCCGGGCCGTCGCGCATGACGGCAACCTCACACGCACGGCCGAGCGCCTGAACCTGACCCAGTCGGCGCTTTCGGTGCAGATCCGCAAGCTGGAGGAGCAACTTGGCCACGCGCTCTTCGACCGGCGTGGACGACAGCTTCATCTGACCGAGGCCGGCCGCATTGCGCTCGACCATGCCGATGCGATCTTTACGACCGGGGATGAACTGCTCGGCACGCTTCGCGAGACCGGTACGGCGCGCCAGGCACTACGGGTCGGGGCGCTGGCTACGTTGTCGCGCAACTTCCAGATGGAGTTTCTTCGGCCCGTTCTCGGTCGGACCGACATCGAGCTCGTGTTGCGCTCCGGCGGAGCCGCCGAGCTCTTGCGCGCGCTGGAAGCGCTGAACCTGGACGTCGTGCTCATCAACCATGCGCCCGCGCGTGATGTGCTGACGCCATTCGTGGCGCATCGGATCGCAGAGCAGCCGGTCGGCCTCATCGGCACGCCGTCTCGGTTCAGCGGCAAAGCGGGGCTCGTCGACCTCCTGCGCGATCATCCCGTTATAGTGCCGACGCTAGAGAGCAGCGTGCGCGCCGGCTTTGACGCTCTCGCCGATCGCCTGGGGGTGCGCCCGCAAATCGTCGCGGAGGTCGAGGACATGGCGATGATGCGGCTTCTGGCGCGCGAAGATGTCGGCCTTGCCGTTCTGCCGCCCATAGTCGTCAAGGACGAGCTGGCGGCCGGCCTCCTCGTCGAGGGCGATGAGCCACTGGGGATTACGGAGACTTTCTTCGCCGTGACCATGGAACGGCGTTTTCCCAATCCGACATTGCGAATTCTCCTGCAGCAAGGCTCGACATAG
- a CDS encoding recombinase family protein, whose amino-acid sequence MNQHSCLKEFVAYYRVSTKRQGRSGLGIEAQRGSVERYAEQYGTLIGAFVDIESGRNDERTGLQQAIKLVRSRKASLLIARLDRFSRRVSFIAGMMDKGVPLVIAEMPHASEFQLHIFAALAQEERRMISLRTRAALQAAKQRGVKLGSTGKTRAAENKTNADAKAVEMVRLLKSLPPAVSLSEAAYRLRRAGWSTAFGRHPHPQSVKNYLTRLGLRLHEIYETKVI is encoded by the coding sequence ATGAACCAGCATTCATGTTTGAAAGAATTCGTCGCCTATTACCGCGTCTCAACGAAGCGGCAAGGCCGATCAGGGCTTGGCATTGAAGCCCAGCGAGGTTCGGTTGAGCGATATGCTGAGCAGTACGGAACGTTGATTGGAGCGTTCGTTGATATCGAGTCCGGCAGAAACGATGAGCGAACCGGCCTTCAGCAGGCGATCAAACTCGTCCGCAGTCGAAAGGCCTCGCTGTTGATTGCGCGGCTAGACAGGTTTTCCCGGCGGGTCAGCTTCATCGCGGGCATGATGGATAAGGGGGTTCCGCTCGTTATCGCGGAAATGCCGCACGCGTCTGAATTTCAGCTGCACATATTTGCTGCTCTCGCACAGGAAGAACGGCGAATGATTTCGCTGCGGACGCGTGCAGCTCTGCAAGCGGCGAAGCAACGCGGTGTGAAACTGGGGTCTACCGGCAAAACACGTGCGGCGGAGAACAAGACCAACGCCGATGCAAAAGCGGTAGAAATGGTTCGCCTCTTGAAGTCGCTGCCACCGGCTGTTTCATTGTCAGAGGCGGCGTACCGGCTAAGACGAGCAGGATGGTCGACGGCCTTTGGGCGCCACCCTCATCCGCAGTCGGTCAAAAACTACCTCACGCGATTGGGCCTCAGGCTACACGAGATTTATGAAACGAAGGTAATCTGA
- a CDS encoding hydrogen peroxide-inducible genes activator: MPFRPTLRQLEYVVALAECGHFGKAAKRCHVSQPTLSVQVGIVENNLGIQLFERTSATVQITPIGERFLRGARVTLAAMSDLMDAVAQDSAALGGIVRLGTPPTFGPYFLPTFLPPLHQKYPDLKIYIIEDRPAAIETAVAEGTLDCGVGPSCGEPSLTFIPIGCERLYLGVPANHRLAQRSSVAVKELESERLLALGSGNRLLENVQHLAKVSGAAVVDDYVGTSLDAIRQMVSFGMGCSLFPELYARAEFRNADDVHLLELTDWREMREVGVYFRATAGRVAHFEELAGRAKDAALALGVR, translated from the coding sequence ATGCCGTTCCGCCCTACTTTACGCCAGCTTGAATATGTCGTCGCCCTTGCCGAATGCGGTCATTTCGGTAAGGCCGCCAAGCGTTGCCATGTATCGCAGCCCACTTTGTCCGTTCAGGTCGGGATCGTCGAAAACAATCTGGGCATCCAGCTCTTCGAGCGGACCTCGGCAACGGTCCAGATCACACCGATCGGAGAACGTTTTCTACGCGGTGCGCGAGTGACGCTTGCCGCTATGAGTGATTTGATGGATGCGGTAGCGCAGGACAGCGCAGCTCTGGGTGGGATCGTCAGGCTCGGCACACCGCCGACTTTCGGTCCGTATTTTCTGCCGACATTCCTGCCGCCCTTGCACCAGAAGTACCCTGATCTCAAAATTTATATAATCGAGGATCGCCCCGCCGCGATTGAAACCGCTGTGGCCGAAGGAACGCTCGATTGCGGCGTCGGCCCCTCGTGCGGCGAGCCTTCCTTGACCTTCATCCCGATCGGCTGCGAACGGCTTTACCTGGGCGTTCCGGCCAATCACCGCCTTGCGCAAAGGAGTTCCGTTGCCGTCAAGGAATTGGAAAGCGAACGACTTCTGGCCCTTGGAAGCGGCAACCGTCTGCTGGAGAACGTTCAACATCTGGCGAAGGTATCAGGTGCGGCGGTTGTCGACGACTATGTCGGGACCAGCCTCGACGCGATCCGCCAGATGGTGTCGTTCGGCATGGGCTGCTCGCTATTTCCAGAGCTCTACGCCCGGGCGGAGTTCCGCAATGCAGACGATGTACATCTCCTAGAGCTGACGGACTGGCGCGAGATGCGTGAGGTGGGGGTCTACTTCAGGGCGACGGCCGGTCGCGTGGCGCATTTTGAGGAATTGGCCGGACGGGCGAAAGATGCGGCACTGGCGCTGGGCGTCAGGTAA